DNA sequence from the Sulfuricurvum sp. genome:
AGTTGTTTTACTTGCTCCATTTATTGCACAGACTTTCTGGGTGCCTTTGGCTGTCGTTGAAATTCTCCTAGGATGTGGTGTTGGTTACTCGGGTATTATAGAGGGTAATACTTATATGCCTATCATTGCTAAAACGGGCTTTTTGTTTCTGATGTTTCTTGCTGGTATGGAAGTCAATCTTAAAGCTTTCCTCACCATGCAATCATCATTATTTAAACGGGCAATCGGTTATTTCATTATCCTTTATTCTCTTTCAGCCTTAATCGTCTGGATCCTACATCTTTCTGTTGTTTATCTTGTAGCCTTTCCAATAGTTTCGCTAGGAATGATTATGGCTCTTGTTAAGGAACTAGGAAAAGAAGAAGAATGGCTGAAACTTGCTTTGATTATTGGAATTTTAGGTGAACTTATCAGCATTGCTGCATTGACACTACTAAGTGGTATCTTGGAATATGGGTTCACAGAAAACTTTTTCCGAGCAATAGGGACATTAATCCTTTTTTTGATTGGAACAATACTGATATTTCGAGGTGCGAAGATTTTATTTTGGTGGTACCCTAACCTCAAAAAAACGATTGTGCCTGAAAGTGACACTCGTGATAAGGATGTTCGTCTCTCGATGGCTTTCTTCTTTACTATGGTCGGAATGATGATATATCTTGGTCTTGATATGGTGCTTGGGGCATTTATTGCTGGTATGTTCATTGCAAATTTCTTTGAATATAAAACAGAACTACCGCATAAGCTTTCATCATTAGGATTTGGATTCCTAATCCCGATATTCTTTATTTATGTTGGGTCAACCGTTAATTTAAAAGCACTATTTTCCCCTTCTGTATTGCTTTTATCACTTCAAATCGTTGGGGTTATTGTTACACTTCGTGTAATAAGTTCTATGATCTATTTAAGTAGACTCAGACTGAAAAATACACTTTTATTTGCACTTGGAGATTCGATGCCACTTACCTTTCTATTGGCCGTAGCAACTATTGGTAAAGATGCCAATGCAATTAGTTCAACTGAGTATTATGCTTTAATTATTTCTGGTATGATAGCTTCTATATCCATGATGACAATTATTAAAACAGTTTCATACTTCAATGGATCTAAAACATCTAATCATGAGTTTTGATAAAATTAACATAGGCGTAAAGTGCACGTATTCTATAATACTTCGATAAATTTAGAAGAGGTTTTATGACAACTTCTTCCAAATTTAGATACACAAAAGTTTAAGTGCTTGTATATACAATTATTTACTAAACACATGTAGAATATCTGCTATCTTTTTAATAAGCGATAGGAATTTTTGCCATGAATGGACATAATATCACACCTAAAAGATTTTTAGCTTCTGCGTTACTTACAACCGGACTGTTAGGGGGTATTCCGTTACTTGCTGATCAGATAGCTTTAACAGAAAACTTTCCAGCAGCACAGGAGCAGATATCACCACAAATTGATTCACATCTTTGTAATAAACAATTTCAATGCAGTAAAACAGGCCTTGTAATCCAGTTTTTACCAAATGATAAAGCACTCTTTATGCATCCTGTTACTTTTCAGACTCTTAATGCTGATTATACTGTCCATTTTAATCGTCATATTGCTATTAATGTTTATGAAAACCCATCTAAAAATTTCGATTTAATGATGAAAAATGTATTAATTCATCCAGAAGGTTTTGTTGCGAGTATTAATCGAGAAGATCGATACTTTCAAAATATCTAAAAACAACAGGGCTTTTTATAGAAAGCCGTACAATTGGCTATTTCTCAACAAAGAGGGTAAAAGTTCCATGGTTCTTAGAAATAGCTTAATTTGTGTTTCTAGCACTCTCT
Encoded proteins:
- a CDS encoding cation:proton antiporter yields the protein MTNIPLMIVVISGVVLLAPFIAQTFWVPLAVVEILLGCGVGYSGIIEGNTYMPIIAKTGFLFLMFLAGMEVNLKAFLTMQSSLFKRAIGYFIILYSLSALIVWILHLSVVYLVAFPIVSLGMIMALVKELGKEEEWLKLALIIGILGELISIAALTLLSGILEYGFTENFFRAIGTLILFLIGTILIFRGAKILFWWYPNLKKTIVPESDTRDKDVRLSMAFFFTMVGMMIYLGLDMVLGAFIAGMFIANFFEYKTELPHKLSSLGFGFLIPIFFIYVGSTVNLKALFSPSVLLLSLQIVGVIVTLRVISSMIYLSRLRLKNTLLFALGDSMPLTFLLAVATIGKDANAISSTEYYALIISGMIASISMMTIIKTVSYFNGSKTSNHEF